The proteins below come from a single Papaver somniferum cultivar HN1 chromosome 11, ASM357369v1, whole genome shotgun sequence genomic window:
- the LOC113324748 gene encoding uncharacterized protein LOC113324748 has translation MAKEVTSQDPWLFIVTLRRFFLGANALGELTRPPGSGKYYVIDAGYPNMPGFLAPYRGVRYHLHDRRRGSNGRFTAKELFNFGHSSLRNAKERSFGVLKSRFPILRDPASFPYNTQVQILIATCAIHNFIRTESKSDELFAYYANEENVIDVDTSPPDEPAFSGMYAHQQRRSEMNHVRDEIADAMYRFRYRN, from the exons ATGGCCAAAGAAGTTACCAGTCAG GATCCTTGGTTGTTTATTGTAACCTTGCGGCGGTTTTTTCTTGGTGCTAATGCCTTAGGAGAACTTACTAGGCCACCAGGATCGG GAAAGTATTATGTTATTGATGCTGGATATCCAAACATGCCTGGTTTTCTTGCTCCATATCGGGGAGTTCGTTATCACTTACATGACCGTAGAAGAGGAAGCAATGGAAGGTTCACTGCAAAGGAGTTGTTTAATTTTGGGCATTCTTCATTAAGGAATGCAAAGGAGCGAAGCTTTGGAGTTCTTAAATCTCGCTTTCCAATTTTGAGAGATCCTGCCTCATTTCCATACAACACCCAGGTACAAATATTAATAGCAACATGTGCAATTCACAATTTCATTAGGACGGAATCCAAGTCTGATGAACTGTTTGCATATtatgcaaatgaagaaaatgtcATAGATGTTGATACATCCCCGCCTGATGAACCGGCGTTTAGTGGTATGTACGCACATCAACAAAGAAGAAGTGAAATGAATCACGTGAGAGATGAAATTGCCGATGCCATGTATAGGTTTCGATACCGAAACTAG
- the LOC113324747 gene encoding uncharacterized protein LOC113324747 has protein sequence MSTETAKWCNSLEKSLCELLIVQILGGKKPKPFVKEAWIEVKDEFNKKNGQNFTMDQIKNRYNLFRVRHNDMKKLMSLSGFEWDSEDKKIIVDDEGVWDAYLGEYPDKKKYKTNGCPIYEELCTIFGGSTATGSNAYASAQSVDDDTPAKSSRQGSSVVGVEEVSESTTDKDNKIGKRKAPATIGYGQTKRATSTAGLSEALFAIDDATKAKHVIDLDKDPFSIPNCTKYLQSLDGVSVRSLMGALEKFQDAG, from the exons ATGTCGACTGAGACTGCCAAATGGTGTAATAGTTTGGAAAAAAGCCTATGTGAACTTTTGATAGTTCAAATACTTGGTGGTAAGAAGCCTAAACCATTTGTGAAAGAAGCTTGGATTGAAGTAAAagatgaattcaacaagaaaaatggacagaattttACTATGGATCAGATTAAGAATAGGTATAATTTGTTCAGGGTTAGACACAATGACATGAAGAAGCTCATGTCCCTTAGTGGCTTTGAATGGGATTCGGAAGATAAAAAGATTATAGTTGACGACGAAGGAGTGTGGGATGCATATCTTGGG GAATACCCGGATAAAAAAAAGTATAAGACAAATGGTTGCCCTATCTATGAAGAGTTATGTACCATTTTTGGCGGTTCAACTGCAACTGGTTCTAATGCATATGCTTCGGCTCAGAGCGTAGATGATGATACTCCAGCTAAGTCCTCGAGGCAGGGGTCTTCCGTTGTTGGGGTGGAAGAAGTAAGTGAAAGCACAACTGATAAAGATAATAAAATAGGAAAGCGAAAAGCTCCAGCAACAATTGGTTATGGTCAAACTAAGCGAGCTACAAGTACTGCTGGTCTGAGTGAAGCTTTGTTTGCTATTGATGATGCCACAAAAGCTAAACATGTTATTGATTTGGATAAGGACCCTTTTTCAATTCCAAATTGTACAAAGTATTTGCAATCTCTTGATGGCGTGAGTGTTCGAAGTCTAATGGGGGCGTTAGAGAAGTTTCAAGATGCTGGATAG
- the LOC113320932 gene encoding ethylene-responsive transcription factor ERF024-like: MDANHNRVYRGVRRRSNGKWVSEIREPRSQNRIWLGTFPTPEMAAVAYDVATLALKGPDAGLNFPNSVGSFPIPNSTSARDIQDAAAFAASAAGAAVDSLALARGSTSGSSTCDNSSIGNAIKEGIPGRTVAEFVDEELIFDMPNVIMNMAEGMLLSPPHFGPDGGNHDVNTIAANAGYDQNLWSYP, translated from the coding sequence ATGGATGCCAATCACAACCGAGTATATCGCGGAGTAAGACGTCGAAGTAATGGAAAATGGGTATCCGAAATACGTGAACCAAGGAGTCAAAATCGGATATGGCTTGGTACATTTCCGACCCCTGAAATGGCTGCTGTTGCATATGACGTAGCTACACTTGCCCTAAAAGGTCCCGATGCTGGGCTTAACTTTCCAAACTCGGTTGGGTCATTCCCAATTCCAAATTCTACTTCTGCACGTGATATACAAGATGCTGCTGCTTTTGCCGCATCTGCGGCTGGTGCTGCAGTAGATTCTCTTGCTCTTGCTCGTGGGAGTACTAGTGGTAGTAGTACTTGTGATAATAGTAGTATTGGCAATGCAATTAAGGAAGGGATACCAGGAAGGACGGTGGCTGAATTTGTTGACGAAGAACTTATATTTGACATGCCAAATGTAATTATGAATATGGCCGAGGGAATGCTGCTTAGTCCTCCTCATTTTGGTCCAGACGGTGGGAATCATGATGTCAATACCATAGCTGCCAACGCTGGATACGATCAGAATTTGTGGAGTTATCCATGA